CTAACTGACTTCACCAACAACCTAGCCATTTTTAGCAATGCTAGCCCTCGTCTGTGCCACAACTACTAACATTGGCCAGCCAAGCGAACTAGCAAGTAAACGTAGGAGATATTTACGAAGTTGGCCAAACATTCCAGCCAAACTAAATCAGATGTGCGTGTTGGTATGCACAGCTACCATTAACTTTTGCACACCCATGTCTGCTACCGACACACAGAACATTATTTGCATTAATGCTAATTAGTTATTTTGGAAACTATGCGTCTGGCCTTATTTATTATGACAAACACTATGCTTTTGCTACTAAATGTTAACGTTATATTTGTTCAGGGCACTGAGTTATGTCTGTTTACATCAAGTTAATCTCACCACTTCCCAAATGTACACTTGACGACCGTCAATAGAAATGCGACAACTGATATACAACTCTGTAACGTTACTAAATTTGACATGAATGCCTGGAAATTAAACTAAATCGCTCAGCTAACCCAGTGGCCATGGCTACTGGCGCCTCTTCTTTAGTAGACGTTAGGTTACAACATTAGGCACGCCAGCAAAAGCCTTCGAAAGAGGCAACGTATTACAGCCAATTTGCTAACTAGATTATTAGCCTAGCTCACCAACAACAGATGAACTTTCACATTAACGTTAGAGGCTATAAACATATGCCAACTGTACTATTTTCACCATCAAACAGAGCAACATATTGAAAACAGAAACATTAGACGCACATTAACATACTAGACTTGTTAAATATAGCTGACGTTAACATTAACTGGCCAGCCGAGGGAAAGTAACGTTAACTAGCTTTATTAAGTAACGTTAGCATAGCAAGCCGGTTTTGGTCACCGCGCTAGCAACAGAATCAAATCAGCAGACTAGATTTAAAGAACAACATTGTTTAATTGACCTAGCAATGCATATCGCCTCTGCTAATAGCACTGAGAAAAATAATCGAAACTTTCACATCAGAGGTAGGAATACTGACGAGTATGTGTGCCAGAAGTACAAAGatatagctaacgttagccgtCAGACTGGCTAAGCACTGCTACGTAGACTAACGTTATGACTGGACTTCCATTAACGTAACGCACAACCACTAACCTCGCTCCTCGGTTCCCATGAATGTGTTAAGCCAGTTAGCCACACGACTGGCTAGTTCGTAAACAACACGACAGTAACTCAAAATCCTTCGTTAAGTTACTACTTCTTGCCCCAGTCCGCGACATCTAAGGTCAGCCCGACAATGATAAAAATTTCACCAGAAGGTGGCTGTGTCTGCTGTCTTTCCCTCACATCGTTTGTACGATTACTGCTGAGACGTTTAAAACAAGGCAGAGTACTGATTGGCCAAGACATTGAAACGCTACTTCCGGAAATACTGTACTTAAAAAGAACATTTTGTAACGTTAGATATTGGTGCAACTCAAAGGTACTCCGTTTTATCACAAATACAACTAATGGAGTTATTTTCAAAGTTGATCGCAACACAGCAAATATAGCATAAAAGTCTACCGTTCAGTAAAATATGTTGATGACGTCAGAGGGCCAAACTACTTCCATTTTGCCACGATCATAGACTAACAGTCTATGGCCACGATGAAGGAAGGACATATAGGTCCTTCGGATAATCTTTTGAACAGCAGAGAGAAACTGTATAATGCACATTTAGTAGGCCTTATCACAAAATAGTAGATTTAAACTTTGAGAGAATCAATGTTTTAAAAGAAATGTAGAAATTGGAGATTTATATGAATGCCATTTTGTGAAGGCATATAGGCCTAAAATAATGAAAAGAGAAAGActaggaagaggaggaggaggtctgTAGACCATCTCTCAGTTGAGATGAGTGGGTGCCTTAAAGATTGGTGTGgattagggctgcacaattaattgctttttattttgaacaaATGCAATTAATTGCAAAGGCTGCAATTACCCGTGCAGATCATGACTTGAGGTTTATTCTTatctatgattttttttaatattaatttcatcctctttgtgtgacagacagtgagGCTCATGCAGGAATACTGTTCTTCTCATGTACTATGCATTCTCATCAAGCAGAAATGGTCCAACTTCACACGAAATTTGGAATATTGGACTAAAGCTGTCATAACATAGCTAAGGGCCTATAGCTTTAATTCAAAACagttgttaggcttatgtcattttgaacTGTAAAACTGTCACATGCagcatgcttagcctatattcaatattgattattgattgcttagctggaattatgtttttccctatcatcttattttttaaagcaagcctacctgcgggcatgtaattggTCTACGGGTTGGTATAGTATGCCTATGTTCGAACGGACACTACACTAGTTAAGCCTATTTAAATATCCAGAAAAAGACAGCACAACCCCATGCTTTGAATTGTCCCTGATAAATTTAGTCTACATTAGGCCACCTACATTTTTTGGCTAAATCTTGGCAAATATATTTCTCGGAATAATAAAGTAAAcagctttattttttattttttattttgggattttatttgggtcgatCCATCCATAAAgtcagacagtaaaagaaagtctCATCTGAATGCTAACTTCCGCTTCCTAATAAGGAAAACAAGTAGTGCAATCTCTCGGCGTACTTATACATTGTCTCTCTGTGAGGGTGACGCGACCTTTATATCCAGTTCGTCACATTTTTTTCTACCGGCATATTCCGTAGCCATTTTCTATCTGGTTGGACAACGCGACATAGAATTTGTTTCGGAAATACGTTTGTTCTTTTGTTTATccctttttattatttaatttaaaatgCCTGGATATAATGACAGAGACCGTGGTAGAGATAGGGGGTAAGTTGAGAATGTATTCATCATGATCATGTAGCGAGATAACTATTTAGTTAGCTTCGTCCCTGGTTTATCACGGAAGACGGCTAATATTAGCTAAGcgcattttcatttcattttcttaaAGGCTAACCTTGATGTTGGATCGTAGTTGGAATCAAACGGTCAATTTAGTTTGTTAGAGTAAATTACCTGTATTTGGTAACGTGAACGTAAGGCTGCTCACATGGTATCTTGCAAGCTAACGTTAGGTGCCTTGGGTTGCAGTTTACTCGAGAGGGAACTGCTTGCCTGCAGGCTAACGTAAGCTAGCCATTGCTAGGTCAACCACTTGCTAGCAGTGCTGTCTGTGTCGTAGATAAGAAGTGATGTGTAATGTGAGTGCTGGGCGAAAAGTGTTACAATTGGTGACGGAGCATTACACATTATTGAATTGGTTGATTTTATAATTGACCGTAGACGGTCCAATTACACGTTTTAAGGTCACCATGTGGCAAAAATGGATGGTATTTCAAAATGCCGGCCGCTTCTATCTCCTTTGTTCCTCTACCGGCCAGAAATAAAATGGCAGGAGACTAAAATGTGACGCAGAAATAAATGCGTGTAGCTTCCACCCTCAATCACGTTTTGATAGTTTTCGGAGTAAATAAAGATGTCAGTGTTTCGTGATGTTTGACCACGAGATCAATGTATTGTATCTGTAAGAAGGGTGGCTAGTAGACAGGCTCACACGTGGTAGGTATGTGTGTTTACCCAATGTTCTGTCTAATATTGTCGattccccccaaaaaaataGTTATGGTGGCGCTCCCCGGTTCGGTGGCAGTCGAAATGGACCGCCTCAGGGCAAATTCGGCAATCCCGGCGAGAGGCTGCGTAAAAAGCACTGGAACCTTGACGAACTCCCAAAGTTCGAGAAGAACTTCTACAAGGAACATCCTGAAGTCACAAGGAAATCAGTGGTAAGCGTCCATATTGTACAATGTTAGTCTTTGGATCTTAAGTGCAAGTTACTAGCAGACTTTAATCATGACTTGTGGTttaatgttttccttttgttattACAGCAAGAGGTTGAGATGTACAGGAGGACAAAAGAGGTGACTGTTAAGGGCAGGGAATGTCCCAAACCAATCATGAAGTTCCATGAAGCCAGTTTCCCCAGTAAGTGCTTATCAGCGTTATATCTCTTGCTGTTATGTCATCTATTCCCTCCACTTTGACCCCACACATGGTGACGGATGGTGACTGCATTTTTGTTGTCTTCCCTCAGACTATGTCATGGATGTGATTGGCAAACAAACCTGGACAGACCCGACCCCCATTCAGGCTCAAGGTTGGCCCCTGGCCCTCAGCGGAAAAGACATGGTTGGCATCGCCCAGACAGGCTCCGGAAAAACACTGGCTGTAAGTTTTTATGAGGGCAGTAATGCTGGGGCGCTCATCCAGTTGTTTAGCTGTGTCTGTGGAAACGCAATCTAGAATCTTACAATCTCTAATTTGTTATTCTGTCTGTTGATAGTACCTGCTGCCAGCCATTGTCCACATCAATCACCAGCCATTCCTTGAACATGGCGATGGCCCAATTGTAAGTACACCCATGTGTTGCACCTTTCATTCTCACTTTGTTGTCATGATGTGCTCGTCTGTGGTGAGGTATTTGGCTGATCTGTTGCTTCTCCTCCAGTGCCTGGTTCTGGCGCCGACGCGTGAGCTGGCCCAGCAGGTTCAACAGGTGGCTGCAGAGTACGGCCGAGCCTCGCGGCTGAAGACAACCTGTATCTACGGCGGCGCTCCCAAGGGACCACAGATCCGCGACCTGGAAAGAGGTGAGGTGGCATTCTGATTCTGTCAAACTAATGAAATGCACGACTGGCTGAATGAAGCGTTTGCAAGGCACACACTTACATGGCTGCCACCCACTTTTTAGGTGTGGAGATTTGCATTGCCACGCCAGGGCGTCTCATTGACTTCCTGGAGGTCGGAAAGACCAACCTGCGGCGCTGCACTTACTTGGTGCTGGACGAGGCTGACCGTATGCTGGACATGGGCTTCGAGCCCCAGATCCGCAAGATTGTGGACCAAATCCGAGTAAGTTATTACACATGAAGGCCCTTCTACACCATGCAAGAACCTCAACATGGCAGGAGCAAACCCTTGACTCTACTGTGTTCTCTTCTCAGCCCGACAGACAGACTCTGATGTGGAGCGCCACTTGGCCCAAAGAGGTGCGTCAGCTGGCAGAGGACTTCCTGAAGGAGTACGTACAGATCAACGTGGGCGCCCTGCAGCTGAGCGCCAACCACAACATCCTGCAGATTGTTGACGTGTGCAACGACGGCGAGAAGGATGACAAGTCAGTCTATGGTCGTTTGCCCGCATTGGGAGCCGTTGGCTCCAAAGCATATGCTTCGCTTTTGTTTGTTATGCAGATCCCAGAGGGATAACAGTGGCGTTTTTCTTCTCCACAGACTCCTGAGGCTGCTGGAGGAGATTATGAGCGAGAAAGAGAACAAGACCATCATCTTTGTGGAGACCAAGAGGCGTTGTGATGAGCTGACCAGGAGAATGAGGCGAGATGGGTAAGAAATGCTGCCAGACTGTAGCACACACAGCGGAACaccttcaaaatgcactgttGGAATTTGCTTGGCGTGGAATGTACTGGAATTTAAGGGTTTTGCATGTCTTGTTCTGCAGTTGGCCAGCAATGGGCATTCATGGAGACAAGAGCCAGCAGGAGCGAGACTGGGTGCTTAATGGTaagcccctccacacacacacacacacacacacacacatacacagaaatgtCATTCTGCTGTGCATGACTGTTGAGCTGTTCCAAATCAAACTTCAGaaccacaaaacaaaaacacaacttGGCTTTATTGCTGTTGCCATTTTT
This window of the Alosa alosa isolate M-15738 ecotype Scorff River chromosome 7, AALO_Geno_1.1, whole genome shotgun sequence genome carries:
- the LOC125297220 gene encoding probable ATP-dependent RNA helicase DDX5, whose product is MPGYNDRDRGRDRGYGGAPRFGGSRNGPPQGKFGNPGERLRKKHWNLDELPKFEKNFYKEHPEVTRKSVQEVEMYRRTKEVTVKGRECPKPIMKFHEASFPNYVMDVIGKQTWTDPTPIQAQGWPLALSGKDMVGIAQTGSGKTLAYLLPAIVHINHQPFLEHGDGPICLVLAPTRELAQQVQQVAAEYGRASRLKTTCIYGGAPKGPQIRDLERGVEICIATPGRLIDFLEVGKTNLRRCTYLVLDEADRMLDMGFEPQIRKIVDQIRPDRQTLMWSATWPKEVRQLAEDFLKEYVQINVGALQLSANHNILQIVDVCNDGEKDDKLLRLLEEIMSEKENKTIIFVETKRRCDELTRRMRRDGWPAMGIHGDKSQQERDWVLNEFKYGKACILIATDVASRGLDVEDVKFVINYDYPNSSEDYIHRIGRTARSQKTGTAYTFFTPNNMRQANDLISVLREANQAINPKLLQMAEDRGGRSRGGRGGYKDDRRDRYSGGRRDFGNYRDRDNDRGYGSGPKTQNGGYGGANSYDKGGSNTGNYSNGYNNGQANSYGGAGNPVAAFQNQNFQAQPFGGNQAAGQNGMSHPPFPFTPQAPPQQPPQPMVPYPMPPTFPQ